In Marmota flaviventris isolate mMarFla1 chromosome 15, mMarFla1.hap1, whole genome shotgun sequence, a single window of DNA contains:
- the Oplah gene encoding 5-oxoprolinase produces MGSPEGRFHFAIDRGGTFTDVFAQCPGGHVRVLKLLSEDPANYADAPTEGIRRILEEEGGVLLPRDRPLDTSRIASIRMGTTVATNALLERRGERVALLVTRGFRDLLHIGTQARVDLFDLAVPMPEMLYEEVLEVEERVVLYRGEPGAGSPVKGRTGDLLEVQQPVDLGSLRGKLEGLLSRGIRSLAVVLMHSYTWAQHEQQVGTLARELGFTHVSLSSEAMPMVRIVPRGHTACADAYLTPAIQRYVQSFRRGFQGQLKDVQVLFMRSDGGLAPMDAFSGSRAVLSGPAGGVVGYSATTYQLEGHQPIIGFDMGGTSTDVSRYAGEFEHVFEASTAGVTLQAPQLDINTVAAGGGSRLFFRSGLFVVGPESAGAHPGPACYRKGGPVTVTDANLVLGRLLPASFPCIFGPGEDQPLSPEASRKALEAVATEVNSFLTSGSCPASPLSLEEVAMGFVRVANEAMCRPIRALTQARGHDPSAHVLACFGGAGGQHACAIARALGMDTVHIHRHSGLLSALGLALADVVHEAQEPCSLPYTPETFMQLDQRLSLLEEQCVDALQAQGFPRSQISTESFLHLRYQGTDCALMVSAHQHPATSRSPRAGDFGAAFVERYLREFGFVIPERPVVVDDVRVRGTGRSGLRLEVAPKAQTGPPRVDKVTQCYFEGGYQETPVYLLGELGYGHQLQGPCLIIDSNSTILVEPGCQAEVTKSGDIRISVGAEAPSTVGTKLDPIQLSIFSHRFMSIAEQMGRILQRTAISTNIKERLDFSCALFGPDGGLVSNAPHIPVHLGAMQETVQFQIQHLGSDLHPGDVLLSNHPSAGGSHLPDLTVITPVFWPGQTRPVFYVASRGHHADIGGITPGSMPPHSTALQQEGAVFLSFKLVQGGVFQEEAVTEALRAPSKISGCSGTRNLHDNLSDLRAQVAANQKGIQLVGELIGQYGLDVVQAYMGHIQANAELAVRDMLRAFGTSRQARGLPLEVSAEDHMDDGSPIHLRVQINLSQGSAVFDFSGTGPEVFGNLNAPRAITLSALIYCLRCLVGRDIPLNQGCLAPVRVVIPRGSILDPSSEAAVVGGNVLTSQRVVDVILAAFGACAASQGCMNNVTLGNAHMGYYETVAGGAGAGPGWHGRSGVHSHMTNTRITDPEILESRYPVVLRRFELRPGSGGRGRFRGGDGVVRELLFREEALLSVLTERRAFQPYGLQGGEPGARGLNLLIRKDGRTVNLGGKTSVSVYPGDVFCLHTPGGGGYGNPEDRAPSQGSPPQSPAFSERGSVYEYRRAQEAV; encoded by the exons ATGGGGAGCCCCGAGGGGCGCTTCCACTTTGCCATTGACCGCGGGGGCACCTTTACAGATGTCTTTGCCCAGTGCCCAGGAGGGCATGTGCGGGTCCTGAAACTGCTCTCTGAGGACCCTGCCAACTATGCAGACGCACCAACGGAGGGCATCCGCCGcatcctggaggag GAGGGGGGCGTGCTATTGCCCCGGGACCGGCCACTGGACACCAGTCGTATTGCCAGCATCCGCATGGGTACCACAGTGGCCACCAATGCACTATTAGAACGACGGGGGGAACGGGTGGCCCTGCTGGTGACACGTGGCTTCCGAGACCTGCTGCACATTGGCACCCAGGCCCGCGTGGACCTCTTTGATCTG GCTGTGCCCATGCCAGAGATGCTGTATGAGGAGGTGCTGGAGGTGGAGGAACGTGTGGTGCTTTACCGCGGAGAACCAGGCGCCGGGTCGCCTGTCAAAG GCCGCACAGGAGACCTGCTGGAGGTGCAGCAGCCTGTGGACCTGGGGTCCCTGCGTGGGAAACTGGAGGGGCTCCTGTCCCGGGGCATCCGCAGCCTGGCCGTGGTTCTCATGCATTCCTACAC ATGGGCCCAACATGAGCAGCAGGTGGGCACACTGGCCCGGGAGCTGGGCTTCACGCACGTGTCCCTGTCCTCGGAGGCCATGCCCATGGTCCGCATTGTTCCCCGGGGACACACAGCCTGCGCCGACGCCTACCTCACTCCTGCCATCCAGCGCTACGTGCAGAGCTTCCGCCGTGGCTTCCAGGGCCAGCTTAAG GACGTGCAGGTGCTCTTCATGCGCTCCGATGGTGGCCTGGCGCCCATGGACGCCTTCAGCGGCTCCCGCGCTGTGCTCTCTGGTCCCGCCGGCGGTGTGGTGGGTTACTCGGCCACAACCTATCAGCTAGAGGGTCACCAGCCTATCATTGGCTTTGACATGGGAG GCACATCCACAGATGTGAGCCGCTATGCTGGGGAATTTGAGCACGTGTTTGAGGCCAGCACAGCTGGTGTCACCCTCCAGGCCCCACAGCTGGACATCAACACAGTGGCAGCTGGTGGGGGCTCCCGCCTCTTCTTCAG GTCTGGCCTCTTCGTAGTTGGGCCCGAGTCAGCAGGTGCCCACCCAGGCCCCGCCTGCTACCGCAAAG GGGGCCCCGTGACAGTGACGGATGCTAATCTGGTCCTGGGTCGCCTGCTGCCTGCCTCCTTCCCCTGCATTTTTGGGCCGGGAGAGGACCAGCCACTGTCCCCTGAAGCCTCCCGCAAGGCCCTGGAGGCTGTGGCCACTGAGGTGAACAGCTTCCTGACCAGCGGGTCCTGCCCGGCCTCCCCACTgagcctggaggaggtggccatGGGATTCGTGCGTGTGGCCAATGAGGCCATGTGCCGGCCCATCCGTGCGCTCACACAG GCACGAGGTCATGACCCCTCAGCCCATGTGCTGGCCTGCTTCGGGGGAGCTGGTGGGCAGCATGCTTGTGCCATTGCCCGGGCCCTGGGCATGGACACTGTGCATATTCACAG GCACAGTGGGCTGCTGTCAGCTCTGGGGCTGGCTCTGGCAGACGTGGTGCATGAGGCCCAGGAGCCTTGCTCCCTGCCTTACACGCCAGAGACCTTCATGCAGCTGGACCAGAGACTGAGCCTCCTGGAGGAGCAGTGTGTGGATGCCCTGCAGGCCCAGGGCTTCCCCAG GTCCCAGATCAGCACGGAGAGCTTCCTGCATCTGCGTTACCAGGGAACTGACTGTGCCCTGATGGTGTCTGCCCACCAGCACCCAGCTACGTCCCGCTCACCCCGTGCTGGTGACTTTGGGGCAGCCTTTGTGGAAAG GTACCTGAGGGAGTTTGGCTTCGTCATCCCTGAGCGGCCTGTGGTGGTGGACGACGTGAGGGTGAGGGGCACTGGCCGCAGTGGTCTTCGGCTGGAGGTCGCCCCCAAAGCCCAGACTGGGCCTCCCCGGGTGGACAAG GTGACCCAGTGCTACTTCGAGGGGGGTTACCAGGAGACCCCTGTGTACCTGCTAGGGGAGCTGGGCTATGGGCACCAGCTCCAGGGGCCCTGCCTCATCATTGACAGCAACAG CACCATCCTTGTGGAGCCCGGGTGCCAGGCAGAGGTGACCAAGTCAGGGGACATCCGCATCTCTGTGGGGGCTGAGGCCCCCAGCACAGTGGGCACTAAGCTTGATCCCATCCAGCTGTCTATCTTTTCACATCGCTTCATGAGCATTGCTG AGCAGATGGGCCGCATCCTGCAGCGCACTGCCATCTCCACCAACATCAAGGAACGCCTGGACTTCTCCTGTGCCCTCTTTGGACCTGACGGGGGGCTGGTCTCTAATGCCCCCCACATTCCTGTGCATCTGGGAGCCATGCAGGAGACTGTGCAGTTCCAG ATCCAGCACTTGGGGTCTGATCTCCACCCCGGTGATGTGCTACTCAGCAACCACCCCAGCGCAGGGGGCAGCCATCTTCCAGACCTGACTGTAATCACACCG GTATTTTGGCCAGGTCAGACTCGGCCTGTGTTCTATGTGGCCAGCCGAGGGCATCATGCAGACATTGGGGGTATTACACCAGGCTCCATGCCCCCGCACTCCACTGCACTGCAACAGGAGGGGGCCGTCTTTCTGTCCTTCAAGCTGGTCCAGGGGGGCGTCTTTCAGGAGGAGG CGGTGACAGAGGCCTTACGGGCACCAAGCAAGATCTCTGGTTGTAGTGGAACTAGGAATCTGCATGACAATCTGTCGGATCTCCGTGCCCAGGTGGCAGCCAACCAAAAGGGCATACAGTTGGTGGGGGAGCTCATCGGGCAATATGGCTTGGATGTTGTGCAGGCCTACATGGGCCACATTCAG GCAAATGCAGAGCTGGCAGTGCGTGACATGCTGCGGGCCTTTGGAACCTCCCGGCAGGCTCGGGGCCTACCCCTTGAGGTGTCTGCGGAGGACCACATGGATGATGGCTCTCCTATACACCTCCGAGTTCAGATCAACCTGAGTCAG GGCAGTGCTGTATTTGACTTCAGTGGCACTGGGCCGGAGGTGTTTGGCAACCTCAATGCCCCGCGGGCCATAACGCTGTCGGCCCTCATCTACTGCTTGCGCTGTCTTGTGGGCCGTGACATCCCACTCAACCAG GGCTGCCTGGCACCTGTGCGGGTGGTGATTCCTAGAGGCTCCATCCTGGACCCATCCTCAGAGGCAGCTGTGGTGGGTGGCAACGTGCTCACGTCACAGCGTGTGGTGGACGTCATCCTGGCGGCCTTCGGGGCCTGCGCTGCCTCCCAG GGCTGCATGAACAACGTGACCCTGGGCAATGCCCATATGGGGTACTACGAGACGGTAGCGGGCGGCGCAGGTGCGGGCCCCGGCTGGCACGGACGCAGCGGCGTGCACAGCCACATGACCAACACGCGCATCACCGACCCCGAGATACTGGAGAGCCG GTACCCGGTCGTCTTGCGCCGCTTTGAACTGAGGCCGGGCTCTGGGGGCCGAGGCCGATTCCGGGGCGGCGACGGCGTGGTCCGCGAGCTGCTCTTCCGCGAAGAGGCGCTGCTGTCGGTGCTCACAGAACGCCGGGCCTTCCAGCCATATGGCCTTCAGG GGGGTGAGCCTGGCGCCAGGGGCCTAAACCTGCTGATCCGAAAGGATGGCCGCACTGTGAACCTTGGCGGGAAGACGTCGGTGTCAGTGTACCCGGGG GATGTGTTCTGCCTTCATACCCCTGGAGGTGGTGGCTACGGGAACCCAGAGGACCGTGCCCCATCGCAGGGCTCGCCCCCACAATCCCCTGCCTTCTCAGAGCGGGGTAGTGTCTATGAGTACCGCAGGGCCCAAGAGGCTGTGTGA
- the LOC114105047 gene encoding sphingomyelin phosphodiesterase 5 isoform X4, translating into MQTQSDWPPVTDDILRPSPFAHPGLHTLHCVARVLLFPTYWALDQLIGCWAPTARPSRLRAAAGGGVALLLLLLVGLPLALPGLLLWLPLQACRRPFCYQPPPPCWVPPTPWRPCAEFARCFVFLTANLCLLPDGLARFSNLPHSQQRAEAIGATLLNGLRPSLYGATGCSPQRLGEPGGTLTAQMPAGLDFVCLQEVFDIRAARRLVRCLAPNLGPVLYDVGTLGLQPGPYLKLLGSGLLLASRYPLLRANFRCFPNARREDAFASKGLLSAQVQLGILDGHRVVGFLHCTHLHAPTEDGLLRCKQLTLLLDWAEQFEAESRQSGEAVAFSVLLGDLNFDNCSKDHAQEQGHKLFRCFRDPCRLSTRQDQPWALGTILSTSTLHQSVASSPEMLRRALEQEKGRHLYLAGPPRGGRRANPWLGRRLDYITYREMPGSVLIPEVEQVMFSTALAGLTDHLTVGLQLRVSALS; encoded by the exons ATGCAAACCCAGTCCGACTGGCCTCCGGTGACCGACGACATCCTGCGGCCTTCGCCTTTTGCGCATCCTGGGCTGCACACCCTCCATTGCGTGGCCCGCGTGCTGCTCTTCCCGACCTACTGGGCTCTGGACCAGTTGATTGGCTGCTGGGCACCAACAGCGCGCCCCAGCAGGCTGAGAGCAGCAGCTGGCGGCGGGGTGgcgctgctgctgctcctgctaGTTGGCCTACCGCTGGCGTTGCCTGGCTTGCTACTCTGGCTGCCGCTGCAGGCCTGTCGCCGCCCCTTCTGCTACCAGCCCCCTCCTCCGTGCTGGGTGCCGCCCACGCCCTGGCGCCCGTGCGCTGAGTTTGCGCGCTGCTTTGTCTTCCTCACTGCCAACCTGTGCCTGCTCCCCGACGGGCTGGCGCGCTTCAGCAATCTGCCACACAGCCAACAACGCGCAGAGGCCATTGGCGCTACGCTGTTAAACGGCCTACGGCCCTCGCTTTATGGAGCTACCGGATGCAGCCCACAAAGGCTTGGGGAGCCAGGCGGGACGCTGACGGCCCAGATGCCCGCGGGGCTGGACTTTGTGTGCCTGCAGGAGGTGTTCGATATTCGCGCAGCTCGACGCCTGGTGCGCTGCTTGGCTCCGAATCTGGGCCCGGTGCTGTATGACGTAGGCACACTTGGCCTACAGCCTGGGCCATACTTAAAACTGCTAGGCAGCGGGCTCCTGCTGGCTTCCCGCTACCCGCTTCTGCGTGCCAACTTCCGTTGCTTTCCCAATGCGCGTCGCGAGGACGCCTTTGCCTCCAAGGGTCTACTATCCGCTCAG GTGCAACTGGGCATCCTGGACGGGCACCGCGTAGTGGGATTCCTGCATTGCACGCATTTACATGCACCCACTG AGGATGGGCTCTTGCGCTGCAAACAGCTGACGCTGCTACTGGACTGGGCAGAGCAGTTTGAGGCCGAGAGCCGCCAGAGTGGTGAGGCTGTGGCCTTTAGTGTGCTTCTGGGTGACCTAAATTTTGACAACTGCTCAAAAG ACCACGCACAGGAGCAGGGGCACAAACTCTTTCGCTGTTTCCGGGATCCCTGCCGGCTGAGCACACGCCAGGATCAGCCTTGGGCCTTGG GAACCATCCTAAGCACCTCCACCCTCCACCAATCAGTAGCTAGCTCACCGGAGATGCTGCGGAG GGCCCTAGAGCAGGAGAAAGGGCGCCACCTCTACCTGGCAGGCCCTCCCCGCGGAGGCCGTCGGGCTAACCCCTGGCTGGGCCGGCGTCTGGACTACATCACCTACCGGGAAATGCCTGGGAGTGTGCTGATTCCA GAAGTGGAACAGGTTATGTTTAGTACAGCCCTGGCGGGGCTCACAGACCACCTGACCGTGGGCCTGCAGCTCCGAGTTTCGGCGCTCTCCTGA
- the LOC114105047 gene encoding sphingomyelin phosphodiesterase 5 isoform X2, which produces MQTQSDWPPVTDDILRPSPFAHPGLHTLHCVARVLLFPTYWALDQLIGCWAPTARPSRLRAAAGGGVALLLLLLVGLPLALPGLLLWLPLQACRRPFCYQPPPPCWVPPTPWRPCAEFARCFVFLTANLCLLPDGLARFSNLPHSQQRAEAIGATLLNGLRPSLYGATGCSPQRLGEPGGTLTAQMPAGLDFVCLQEVFDIRAARRLVRCLAPNLGPVLYDVGTLGLQPGPYLKLLGSGLLLASRYPLLRANFRCFPNARREDAFASKGLLSAQVYSHRLCALALDGVSCWAEWAMKAGTVGGVAGATGHPGRAPRSGIPALHAFTCTHCNGNSQEVPGWVQRPQSSGNQVSRMWILNLGRIEGGTPLPPPSTPSVEDGLLRCKQLTLLLDWAEQFEAESRQSGEAVAFSVLLGDLNFDNCSKDHAQEQGHKLFRCFRDPCRLSTRQDQPWALGTILSTSTLHQSVASSPEMLRRALEQEKGRHLYLAGPPRGGRRANPWLGRRLDYITYREMPGSVLIPEVEQVMFSTALAGLTDHLTVGLQLRVSALS; this is translated from the exons ATGCAAACCCAGTCCGACTGGCCTCCGGTGACCGACGACATCCTGCGGCCTTCGCCTTTTGCGCATCCTGGGCTGCACACCCTCCATTGCGTGGCCCGCGTGCTGCTCTTCCCGACCTACTGGGCTCTGGACCAGTTGATTGGCTGCTGGGCACCAACAGCGCGCCCCAGCAGGCTGAGAGCAGCAGCTGGCGGCGGGGTGgcgctgctgctgctcctgctaGTTGGCCTACCGCTGGCGTTGCCTGGCTTGCTACTCTGGCTGCCGCTGCAGGCCTGTCGCCGCCCCTTCTGCTACCAGCCCCCTCCTCCGTGCTGGGTGCCGCCCACGCCCTGGCGCCCGTGCGCTGAGTTTGCGCGCTGCTTTGTCTTCCTCACTGCCAACCTGTGCCTGCTCCCCGACGGGCTGGCGCGCTTCAGCAATCTGCCACACAGCCAACAACGCGCAGAGGCCATTGGCGCTACGCTGTTAAACGGCCTACGGCCCTCGCTTTATGGAGCTACCGGATGCAGCCCACAAAGGCTTGGGGAGCCAGGCGGGACGCTGACGGCCCAGATGCCCGCGGGGCTGGACTTTGTGTGCCTGCAGGAGGTGTTCGATATTCGCGCAGCTCGACGCCTGGTGCGCTGCTTGGCTCCGAATCTGGGCCCGGTGCTGTATGACGTAGGCACACTTGGCCTACAGCCTGGGCCATACTTAAAACTGCTAGGCAGCGGGCTCCTGCTGGCTTCCCGCTACCCGCTTCTGCGTGCCAACTTCCGTTGCTTTCCCAATGCGCGTCGCGAGGACGCCTTTGCCTCCAAGGGTCTACTATCCGCTCAGGTATATTCCCACAGGCTGTGTGCTCTGGCCCTGGATGGGGTGAGCTGTTGGGCCGAATGGGCAATGAAAGCTGGTACTGTCGGTGGTGTTGCAGGTGCAACTGGGCATCCTGGACGGGCACCGCGTAGTGGGATTCCTGCATTGCACGCATTTACATGCACCCACTG TAATGGCAACTCCCAAGAAGTGCCTGGGTGGGTGCAGAGACCCCAGTCTAGCGGGAACCAGGTGTCCAGGATGTGGATCCTCAACCTGGGCCGAATAGAAGGCGGCACACCTctacccccaccctccaccccttcCGTAGAGGATGGGCTCTTGCGCTGCAAACAGCTGACGCTGCTACTGGACTGGGCAGAGCAGTTTGAGGCCGAGAGCCGCCAGAGTGGTGAGGCTGTGGCCTTTAGTGTGCTTCTGGGTGACCTAAATTTTGACAACTGCTCAAAAG ACCACGCACAGGAGCAGGGGCACAAACTCTTTCGCTGTTTCCGGGATCCCTGCCGGCTGAGCACACGCCAGGATCAGCCTTGGGCCTTGG GAACCATCCTAAGCACCTCCACCCTCCACCAATCAGTAGCTAGCTCACCGGAGATGCTGCGGAG GGCCCTAGAGCAGGAGAAAGGGCGCCACCTCTACCTGGCAGGCCCTCCCCGCGGAGGCCGTCGGGCTAACCCCTGGCTGGGCCGGCGTCTGGACTACATCACCTACCGGGAAATGCCTGGGAGTGTGCTGATTCCA GAAGTGGAACAGGTTATGTTTAGTACAGCCCTGGCGGGGCTCACAGACCACCTGACCGTGGGCCTGCAGCTCCGAGTTTCGGCGCTCTCCTGA
- the LOC114105047 gene encoding sphingomyelin phosphodiesterase 5 isoform X3, which yields MQTQSDWPPVTDDILRPSPFAHPGLHTLHCVARVLLFPTYWALDQLIGCWAPTARPSRLRAAAGGGVALLLLLLVGLPLALPGLLLWLPLQACRRPFCYQPPPPCWVPPTPWRPCAEFARCFVFLTANLCLLPDGLARFSNLPHSQQRAEAIGATLLNGLRPSLYGATGCSPQRLGEPGGTLTAQMPAGLDFVCLQEVFDIRAARRLVRCLAPNLGPVLYDVGTLGLQPGPYLKLLGSGLLLASRYPLLRANFRCFPNARREDAFASKGLLSAQVQLGILDGHRVVGFLHCTHLHAPTEDGLLRCKQLTLLLDWAEQFEAESRQSGEAVAFSVLLGDLNFDNCSKDHAQEQGHKLFRCFRDPCRLSTRQDQPWALGTILSTSTLHQSVASSPEMLRRALEQEKGRHLYLAGPPRGGRRANPWLGRRLDYITYREMPGSVLIPVSARVQDCWACWHWNHPSTWFLPPGSGTGYV from the exons ATGCAAACCCAGTCCGACTGGCCTCCGGTGACCGACGACATCCTGCGGCCTTCGCCTTTTGCGCATCCTGGGCTGCACACCCTCCATTGCGTGGCCCGCGTGCTGCTCTTCCCGACCTACTGGGCTCTGGACCAGTTGATTGGCTGCTGGGCACCAACAGCGCGCCCCAGCAGGCTGAGAGCAGCAGCTGGCGGCGGGGTGgcgctgctgctgctcctgctaGTTGGCCTACCGCTGGCGTTGCCTGGCTTGCTACTCTGGCTGCCGCTGCAGGCCTGTCGCCGCCCCTTCTGCTACCAGCCCCCTCCTCCGTGCTGGGTGCCGCCCACGCCCTGGCGCCCGTGCGCTGAGTTTGCGCGCTGCTTTGTCTTCCTCACTGCCAACCTGTGCCTGCTCCCCGACGGGCTGGCGCGCTTCAGCAATCTGCCACACAGCCAACAACGCGCAGAGGCCATTGGCGCTACGCTGTTAAACGGCCTACGGCCCTCGCTTTATGGAGCTACCGGATGCAGCCCACAAAGGCTTGGGGAGCCAGGCGGGACGCTGACGGCCCAGATGCCCGCGGGGCTGGACTTTGTGTGCCTGCAGGAGGTGTTCGATATTCGCGCAGCTCGACGCCTGGTGCGCTGCTTGGCTCCGAATCTGGGCCCGGTGCTGTATGACGTAGGCACACTTGGCCTACAGCCTGGGCCATACTTAAAACTGCTAGGCAGCGGGCTCCTGCTGGCTTCCCGCTACCCGCTTCTGCGTGCCAACTTCCGTTGCTTTCCCAATGCGCGTCGCGAGGACGCCTTTGCCTCCAAGGGTCTACTATCCGCTCAG GTGCAACTGGGCATCCTGGACGGGCACCGCGTAGTGGGATTCCTGCATTGCACGCATTTACATGCACCCACTG AGGATGGGCTCTTGCGCTGCAAACAGCTGACGCTGCTACTGGACTGGGCAGAGCAGTTTGAGGCCGAGAGCCGCCAGAGTGGTGAGGCTGTGGCCTTTAGTGTGCTTCTGGGTGACCTAAATTTTGACAACTGCTCAAAAG ACCACGCACAGGAGCAGGGGCACAAACTCTTTCGCTGTTTCCGGGATCCCTGCCGGCTGAGCACACGCCAGGATCAGCCTTGGGCCTTGG GAACCATCCTAAGCACCTCCACCCTCCACCAATCAGTAGCTAGCTCACCGGAGATGCTGCGGAG GGCCCTAGAGCAGGAGAAAGGGCGCCACCTCTACCTGGCAGGCCCTCCCCGCGGAGGCCGTCGGGCTAACCCCTGGCTGGGCCGGCGTCTGGACTACATCACCTACCGGGAAATGCCTGGGAGTGTGCTGATTCCAGTAAGTGCCAGAGTTCAGGACTGCTGGGCTTGCTGGCACTGGAACCATCCCTCAACCTGGTTCCTGCCCCCAGGAAGTGGAACAGGTTATGTTTAG
- the LOC114105047 gene encoding sphingomyelin phosphodiesterase 5 isoform X1, with protein sequence MQTQSDWPPVTDDILRPSPFAHPGLHTLHCVARVLLFPTYWALDQLIGCWAPTARPSRLRAAAGGGVALLLLLLVGLPLALPGLLLWLPLQACRRPFCYQPPPPCWVPPTPWRPCAEFARCFVFLTANLCLLPDGLARFSNLPHSQQRAEAIGATLLNGLRPSLYGATGCSPQRLGEPGGTLTAQMPAGLDFVCLQEVFDIRAARRLVRCLAPNLGPVLYDVGTLGLQPGPYLKLLGSGLLLASRYPLLRANFRCFPNARREDAFASKGLLSAQVYSHRLCALALDGVSCWAEWAMKAGTVGGVAGATGHPGRAPRSGIPALHAFTCTHCNGNSQEVPGWVQRPQSSGNQVSRMWILNLGRIEGGTPLPPPSTPSVEDGLLRCKQLTLLLDWAEQFEAESRQSGEAVAFSVLLGDLNFDNCSKDHAQEQGHKLFRCFRDPCRLSTRQDQPWALGTILSTSTLHQSVASSPEMLRRALEQEKGRHLYLAGPPRGGRRANPWLGRRLDYITYREMPGSVLIPVSARVQDCWACWHWNHPSTWFLPPGSGTGYV encoded by the exons ATGCAAACCCAGTCCGACTGGCCTCCGGTGACCGACGACATCCTGCGGCCTTCGCCTTTTGCGCATCCTGGGCTGCACACCCTCCATTGCGTGGCCCGCGTGCTGCTCTTCCCGACCTACTGGGCTCTGGACCAGTTGATTGGCTGCTGGGCACCAACAGCGCGCCCCAGCAGGCTGAGAGCAGCAGCTGGCGGCGGGGTGgcgctgctgctgctcctgctaGTTGGCCTACCGCTGGCGTTGCCTGGCTTGCTACTCTGGCTGCCGCTGCAGGCCTGTCGCCGCCCCTTCTGCTACCAGCCCCCTCCTCCGTGCTGGGTGCCGCCCACGCCCTGGCGCCCGTGCGCTGAGTTTGCGCGCTGCTTTGTCTTCCTCACTGCCAACCTGTGCCTGCTCCCCGACGGGCTGGCGCGCTTCAGCAATCTGCCACACAGCCAACAACGCGCAGAGGCCATTGGCGCTACGCTGTTAAACGGCCTACGGCCCTCGCTTTATGGAGCTACCGGATGCAGCCCACAAAGGCTTGGGGAGCCAGGCGGGACGCTGACGGCCCAGATGCCCGCGGGGCTGGACTTTGTGTGCCTGCAGGAGGTGTTCGATATTCGCGCAGCTCGACGCCTGGTGCGCTGCTTGGCTCCGAATCTGGGCCCGGTGCTGTATGACGTAGGCACACTTGGCCTACAGCCTGGGCCATACTTAAAACTGCTAGGCAGCGGGCTCCTGCTGGCTTCCCGCTACCCGCTTCTGCGTGCCAACTTCCGTTGCTTTCCCAATGCGCGTCGCGAGGACGCCTTTGCCTCCAAGGGTCTACTATCCGCTCAGGTATATTCCCACAGGCTGTGTGCTCTGGCCCTGGATGGGGTGAGCTGTTGGGCCGAATGGGCAATGAAAGCTGGTACTGTCGGTGGTGTTGCAGGTGCAACTGGGCATCCTGGACGGGCACCGCGTAGTGGGATTCCTGCATTGCACGCATTTACATGCACCCACTG TAATGGCAACTCCCAAGAAGTGCCTGGGTGGGTGCAGAGACCCCAGTCTAGCGGGAACCAGGTGTCCAGGATGTGGATCCTCAACCTGGGCCGAATAGAAGGCGGCACACCTctacccccaccctccaccccttcCGTAGAGGATGGGCTCTTGCGCTGCAAACAGCTGACGCTGCTACTGGACTGGGCAGAGCAGTTTGAGGCCGAGAGCCGCCAGAGTGGTGAGGCTGTGGCCTTTAGTGTGCTTCTGGGTGACCTAAATTTTGACAACTGCTCAAAAG ACCACGCACAGGAGCAGGGGCACAAACTCTTTCGCTGTTTCCGGGATCCCTGCCGGCTGAGCACACGCCAGGATCAGCCTTGGGCCTTGG GAACCATCCTAAGCACCTCCACCCTCCACCAATCAGTAGCTAGCTCACCGGAGATGCTGCGGAG GGCCCTAGAGCAGGAGAAAGGGCGCCACCTCTACCTGGCAGGCCCTCCCCGCGGAGGCCGTCGGGCTAACCCCTGGCTGGGCCGGCGTCTGGACTACATCACCTACCGGGAAATGCCTGGGAGTGTGCTGATTCCAGTAAGTGCCAGAGTTCAGGACTGCTGGGCTTGCTGGCACTGGAACCATCCCTCAACCTGGTTCCTGCCCCCAGGAAGTGGAACAGGTTATGTTTAG